One Myxococcaceae bacterium JPH2 genomic window carries:
- a CDS encoding DUF2383 domain-containing protein, with protein MAHSDVDTLNSFLRGELSAVETYRHALGHVKADLARTELDGCLHDHEHRVEMLRERITRLGGSPAEGSGMWGTFAELVQQGADMLGEKSAIQALEHDEDHGLADYQRDVDKLHGEARRFVKMELLPAQKRTHERLSKLKRTLH; from the coding sequence ATGGCGCACTCGGACGTCGACACGCTCAACTCCTTCCTTCGCGGAGAACTCTCCGCCGTCGAGACCTACCGGCATGCCCTCGGGCACGTGAAGGCGGACCTGGCTCGCACGGAGCTGGATGGCTGCCTCCACGACCACGAGCACCGCGTGGAGATGTTGCGTGAGCGCATCACCCGACTGGGCGGCTCCCCGGCCGAGGGCTCCGGCATGTGGGGCACCTTCGCGGAGTTGGTGCAGCAGGGCGCGGACATGCTGGGCGAGAAGTCCGCCATCCAAGCCCTGGAGCACGACGAGGACCACGGCCTCGCGGACTATCAGCGCGACGTGGACAAGCTGCACGGCGAGGCGCGTCGCTTCGTGAAGATGGAGCTGTTGCCCGCGCAGAAGCGCACGCACGAGCGCCTGAGCAAGCTCAAGCGCACCCTGCACTGA